GGGCATGGCGCGCAGCCTGCGGATGATCGCCGAGGGCGGCGCGGACGTCTACTACAAGGGCCAGCTTGGCGAGGAGATCACCCGGGCGATCCAGGAGGCCGGCGGCTGGCTGACCATGGACGACCTCGGGGACATCCAGCTTCGGTGGCTGGAGCCGCTGGCCATCCAGTATCGCGGGAACACCGTGATGACGATGCCGCCCGAGTGCTCCGGCATCCAGTACCTCGAGTCGATGCGGATCCTCGAAGCGTTCGACCTCGAAGGCCTCGGCCATAACACGACCGCGTACCTGCACCTGCTGCTGGAGACCGTCAAGCTGGCGAGCGCCGACCGCGCCGCCTACACGATGGATCCGTCCGTCCCGGCCACAAGCCTGCTCGCCGACGACTTCGTCGCCGGGCGGCGGGCGCTGATCGACTTCCAGCAGGCCGCCCAGAGCGAGGGTGAGCGCTACCTCGCCAAGAAGGACGGGCTGGTCGCCCCCGGCGATCCCCTCCGCTACAAGCGCGACCACACCACCCACTTCGAGGCCGTGGACGACGAGGGCAACCTCGTGTCCGTCACCCAGAGCAACGGCGGCGTCTTCGGAAACGCCTTTGTGGCCGGCGCGACGGGCATCCCGATGAACAATTTCCTCTACTGGCAGGACGTCAATCCCGACAGCCCGAACTATCTCCGGCCCGGCCGCCCGATGGAATGCCCGATGGCCCCATGCATCGTCACGCGGGACGGCGCAGCGGTCCTCGGCATCGGCACACCGGGGTCGTACGGCATCCTGCAGACGACGCTCCAGATGCTGCTCAACCACCTGGATTTCGGGTTCAACGTCCAAGCGGCCATCGAAGCTCCCCGCTTCCGGGCCTTCGAGCGGACGTTGGTGGACGTGGAAGGGCGCCTGCCGACCGAGACGGTGGACGGCCTGCGGGCGCTCGGGCACGAGCTGCGGATCCTGGCGCCGTTCACCAACGCCGTCGGCGGAGGACACGGCGTCGCCGTCGATCCGCGGAGCGGCCTGCTGACCGGTGGGGCGGACCCCCGTCGGGATGGTGCGTCGCTGGGCTGGTAGCGGGCTGGTACCCTTCGGCGCCGAGCGACCGACTGGCGCTCGGCGCGTACACACAACACCGGGTGTTGGCGGCCCCTGTCGTAACGGGCCGCCAGTGAGGCGACGCGTGCCCTACCGAGATCAGCAGCCGCGGCCCTGGAATGATGACCAGGACGACGCCCGGGAGAGCCGGCGCACCTGGCTCGACGCCTCGCTGATCCCGCTGCTGCTGCTGCTCGTACTCGCGCCGCCCGTCGTCCATGCCCTCGGTAACGCCCTGGACCGCCCGATTGTCCACCCGAGCATCGACATGCTCGTGGTGGCGCTCGGGCTGATCTGTCTGGGCCTGCTCTGGGCGCGGCTGCGGGCCTTCAGCCGCCACACCAGCGATGAGCGGCAGCGTGCCCACGCCGTGCGCGACCGTCTGAGTGTGGCGCTTGGCCGAGAGCGGGCGACGCTTGCCACCGTCATCGCCAACATGGGCGAGGGGCTGGCCATCCTCGACGCCGACCGCATCGTGCGGTTCGCGAACCGGCCGGCGGCCGAGCTGCTCGGCGTCGAGCCCGGCTCGACCATGGGGATGCATGTCGAGCAGGTCATCGGGCGGCTGGCCGAGCGGCTGGCTTCGCCCACCGAGGCGTTCGCCGAGTGGCGGCGCGTCAGCTCCAACCCTGAGGCCCGCGAGGCGTTCGAGGTCCGCCTGCTGGGCGACGGCGCAACGGTCCCCGCGCGTGACCTCCGCATCCAGGTCTTCCCCGTGCCCACCGACGACGAGACCCGCTCGGGCGTCGGCCTCACGCTGCGCGACGTGACCCCAGAACGTGACGTGACGCGCCTCAAGGACGAGATCATCTCGGTCGTCAACCACGAGCTGCGAACGCCGCTGGCGAGCGTCGTCGGGTTTGCCGAGCTGCTCCTGCTGCGCGAGTTCCCGGAAGACCAGCGCCGCCGCTTCCTGACCTCGATGGTGCAGGAGAGCCGCCGGCTCGCCTCGCTCGTCGACGACCTGCTGGACCTCCAGCGGATGACGGGCGGCGGCGATCCGCTGGCGTTCGAGGCGTGTCTGCCGTATCTGCTGCTCGAACGGGCGGTCAGCACGGTCGGCCCGGACTCGGCCTGCCCCATCGTCATCGACGCGCCGACGGACCTGCCGCCGGTGCGGGCGGACGCCAACAGCGTTCAGCAAGTGCTGAGCAACCTGCTCGGGAACGCCCGCAAGTACTCTCCGGGCGGCGGGACTGTCGTGCTGAGCGCGCGCGAGGTGGATGGCGCCGTCGAGATCGCCGTGACGGACCACGGGCTGGGCATCCCACCCGAGGCCCTGCCTCGCCTGTTCGAGCGGTTCTATCGCGTCGATAATACCGACAGGCGTGAGATCCGGGGGACCGGGCTCGGGTTGGCGATCGTTAAGGGGCTGGTGGAGGCGCACGGCGGCCAGGTTCGTGCAGAATCAGCCGGTCTGGGAACGGGGGCGCGGCTGAGTTTCACCCTCCCCCTGGCCGATGTGCCCGCTGAGGCTGGTGATGTGTTGATCGTGGAGGACGACGTCGTGTTTGGCCGGCTGCTCGAAGTCGAGCTGGGATCGCGGGGGCTGACGGCCCGGCGCGTGGAGACGGGCGCGGCAGCCCTGGCCGCCGTGCTCGGCACACCGCCGCAGGCCGTGATGCTCGATCTGATGCTGCCGGACACGACCGGCGACGCCCTCCTGCGCGAGCTGCGCGCCCGTGATGTGGGTATCGGCACGGTCTGCATCGTCACGCACCGCGACATCGGAGCGGCAGAGCGCGCCGAGCTTGAAAGCCTGGGCGTGACGCGGATCATGTCCAAGCGCCCGGGCATCGCCAGCGCCGCGGCGGACGCCGTAGCCGAGGCTCTCAAGGTGTCCGGCGTCGCCGTGCGCGAGCCCGCGCCGTCCGGCGAGGAGACCGCGTCATGAGCGGTCCGTCCGCGGCCGGCAAACGGTATGTCCTCATCGCCGACGACGAGCCGAGCATGCGGCTGCTGGTCAACGCGACCATCGCCTCGGACCAGATCGGCGTCATCGAAGCGGCGGACGGCGACGAGGCCTGGGCGCTGATCCTCCAGCACCGGCCGGAGCTGGTGCTGCTGGACGTGCAGATGCCAGGGCAGACGGGGCTGGAGGTGGCGCGGCGGGTGCGCGAGCATCCAGCGCTCACCCACACCAAGATCGTGATGCTGACCTCGAAGGCCCAGGCGATGGACATCGAGGCCGGGCTGGCGGCCGGCGCGGACCTGTACCTGACGAAGCCGTTCTCGCCGATCTCGCTGCTGACGTACGTCGAGGGGGCGCTGGGGCTGTAGGCTGGGTTTCGGGATTCGAGTTTCGGGTTTCGGGCGCTCGCGTCACAGGGCGATTGCATGATGTGCACGGCTCGTCGTTTCGTCGGGGCTTGAAAGCCCTGACTGCCCGATTCGCGGTGGAATGGGAACGTCACCGATCGTGCGATTGGCCTGGCTCGCGTCGCGATTCAGTTGACCGGCCGCCGTGGTTACGCTATACCTCGCCAGACGCGTCAGCGCTGCTGCTGCGCGGAGATCTCGGCAGGTGACAAGGGCAGTCACCTGCCGCCCTACCAGTGGGGGTAGCACCATGGCACAATGGCCTGGCATGTCGCGTCGTGCGTTGCTCCAGGGGACGTTCGGGGTCGTCGGAGTGAGCCTGCTTGCCGCCTGTGCGCCGGCGGCCCCGGCCGCCAAGCCGGCCGAATCGAAGCCAGCCGCGCCCGCTGCCACCACCGCGCCGGCCAAGCCGGCCGAGGCTGCGAAGCCGGCCGAAGCTGCCAAGCCTGCCGAGGTCGCCAAGCCCGCGGTGCCGGCGGCTGCCGCCCCGCCCGCCGCCAAGCCGGCCGAGGCTGCGAAGCCGGCCGCTGCCGGCAAGCCCGGCGAGCAGAAGCTCGGCGCGCAGCTCATCGGCAAGTGGGAAGGCCCGGAGATCCTGGCCGAGGCGAAGCGCCCGGCGAAGCTGGGTGAGGCCCCGATGCTCGCCGAGCTGGTCAAGGCCGGCAAGCTGCCCGCTGTCGAGCAGCGTGTGCCTGAGGAGCCGATGGTCATCAAGCCGGTCCACGAGATCGGCAAGTACGGCGGGACCTGGCGTAGAGGCTTCACCGGCCCGGGCGATCACGAAAACGGCAACCGGATCATGTCGAACGATAAGCTGGTCTTCTGGGACTTCCAGGGGATCCAGCAGAAGCCGTCGGTTGCCCGTGGCTGGGAGATCACCGAAGGCGGCCGCGTCATCACCTTCTTCCTGCGGAAGGGCCACAAGTGGTCTGATGGCACGCCGCTCACCGCCGACGACTTCATGTTCTGGTACGAGGACATCTACGGGGACAAGGAGCTGACGCCCACCCCCACCGCCGACCTGTCCATCAACGGCAAGGTCGGCAAGATGGAGAAGGTCAACGAGACGACCGTCCGCTTCTCGTTCCCAGACCCGTACCCCGGGTTCCTCGACATCATGGGCGGCAGCACCTACATCGGCTCGGCCCAGAACCAGGGCTCCGACCCGCAGTTCCGGGGACCGTACGCGCCGGCCCACTACCTGAAGCAGTTCCTGCCCAAGTATGCTGGCCAGGCCAAGGTGGAGGAGCTGACCAAGGCGGCCGGCATCGACACCTGGGTCAACTTCTTCCGGAATCGTGCCAACTGGCGGTACAACGTCGATCTGCCGGTGCTGGCTGCCTGGAAGACGGTGCAGCCGATCAACACGCCGGTCTGGACCCTGGAGCGCAATCCGTTCTTCTTCGGGGTGGACACCGAGGGGAACCAGCTTCCGTACTGGGACAAGGTCCAGTTCACCCTGGCTGAGAACCTGGAAGTGCTCAACCTGCGTGCCATCGCCGGCGAGTTCGACTCGCAAGAGCGCCACATCGACATGGGCAAGCTGCCCGTCTTCCTGGAGAACCAGCAGAAGGGCAACTACACCGTCAAGCTCGACCCTTCCGCCAACGGCTCGGATGCCACCATCCAGGTGAACCAGAGCTACTCGGCGGATCCTGAGATCGCCAAGTGGCTGCGGAACCGCGACTTCCGCCACGCCCTCGCGCTCGGGGTGGACCGCGAGCAGCTCAACGAGGTGTTCTGGCTGGGCACTGGCACGCCCGGCTCGACCGTCCCCGACGAGTCGTTGCCAGCGAACCCTGGCCCTGAGTGGCGGAAGAAGTGGGCCGTGCTGGATGTCAAGCAGGCGAACGAACTGCTCGACAAGATCGGCCTGACGAAGAAGGATGCCGAGGGGTACCGCCTGCGGACCGACAACGGCCAGCGACTGCGGCTCCAGATGCCGACCGTTGGCGGCTCGTTCGTGCCGTTCCCGAAGATCGGCGAGATGCTCGCTCAGCAGTGGAAGGCTATCGGCATTCAGCTCGACGCGCAGGAAGTCGAGCGCAGCCTGAACCAGCGACGGCAGCTCGCCAACGAGAACCAGATCGAGCTGTGGGCCAACGACGGCTCGGAGCTGCTGTACGGCTACCCGAACCACGCCCTGCCGATCACGACGGGTGTGCTGATGGGGACGGAGATCGGCAAGTGGTTCGCCTCGAACGGCGCGCAGGGCATGAAGCCGGAAGACCCCGAGATGGAGAAGGCGCTCGACCTGTTCCGCAAGGGGCCGGGGCTTGAAGCCGAGGCGCGCACCAAGCAGATTCAGGAGATCTGGAAGATCCTGGCCGAGGGCGCATGGTCCATCGGCACCGTCGGGCTGTCACCGGCGGTCATGGGGGTTCGCATCGTCAGGAACAACGTCGGGAACTCGCCGTCGCGGCAGTTCAACGGGCAGCACGGTCGCACGCCGACGGCGATGCAGCCGTGCACTATGTACTTCAAGAGCTAGGTGGAATGGTTGCGGCGGGGAGTCGTCAGCCGCCCGCCGCAACCAGCGCAAGCGTGTGCATCCTGCGCCGTGGAGCGTGAGCAGCGGTCGTGTCGTGAAAATTGTGTCAGACGGCCTGAGCCATATTCTGGCGGGTATCGCTCAGGCTTGACGATCCGGATTTCCCGTGGTACACCGTCGCCACGTACGCAGTGTGTGGCTTTGACGCCATACAGATCCCCCCGACCGGGGCACGGCCCCGGTGCTCCACGATGGAGGTTGCACGCGCATGTCAATGATGCATCCGTTCTCTCGCAGGTCGTTCCTGCGTGTCGGCGTCGGCGTCGCCGGCGTGGGGTTGCTGGCGGCCTGTGCGCCGGCGGCTCCGGCCACGAAGCCGGCAGAGACCAAGCCGGCGGAGACCAAGCCCGCCGAGGCAGCGAAGCCGGCTGCCGCTGCGCCGACGACGGCTGCTGCCGCGCCGGCCAAGCCGGCCGAGGCTGCGAAGCCGGCCGACGCTGCCAAGCCGGCCGCCGATGCGAAGCCCGCTGCTGGCGCGCCGGCGGCCAAGCCCGGCGAGGGCGGCCTGGGCTCGCAGTTCATCGGGAAGTGGGAAGGCGGCGAGATCCTGGACAAGGCCGAGCGGCCGGCCAAGCTCGGCGAGGCCCCGATGCTGGCGGAGCTGGTCAAGGGTGGCAAGCTGCCGGCCGTCGAGCAGCGGCTCCCCGCCGAGCCGCTGGTCATCAAGCCGCTTGAGGGCATTGGCAAGTACGGCGGCACCTGGCGGCGTGCTTTCACCGGCCCTGGCGACGGTGAGAACGGCAACCGGATCATCTCGCTCGACAAGATCGTGTTCTGGGATTACCAGGGCGTCAAGCAGCGGCCGGGCGTGGCCAAGAGCTGGGAAGTGAAGGATGGCGGCAAGACCATCACCTTCTTCCTGCGAAAGGGCCACAAGTGGTCGGACGGGCAGCCGTTCACCGCTGACGACGTGATGTTCTGGTTCAACGACATCTACGGCAACAAGGATCTCGTCCCGGCGCCGACCGCTGAGCTGACCATCAATGGCAAGGCCGGCACGCTGGAGAAGGTGGACGAGACGACCGTCCGCTTCACGTTCCCCGAGCCGTACCCTGGCTTCATGGACATCATCGGCGGCTCGACGTTCCTCGGCTCCTCGCAGAACCAGGGCGACAGCTACCGGGGGATCGTCGCGCCGGCCCACTACCTGAAGCAGTTCCTGCCGAAGTACTCGGACCAGGCGAAGATCGAGGCCGAGGCGAAGGCTGCCAACTTCGACAGCTGGGTGAGCTACTTCAAGTTCAAGATCAACTGGCGGCTCAACCCGGACCTGCCGGTCCTGGGGCCGTGGAAGACGGCCACGCCGATCAACACCCCCGCCTGGACCCTTGAGCGGAACCCGTTCTTCTACGCCGTGGACACCGAGGGCAACCAGCTCCCGTACCTGGACAAGGTCCAGATGACGCTCGGCGAGAACCTCGAGGTCATCAACCTCCGGGCCATCGCCGGCGAGTACGACGAGCAAGAGCGCCACATGGACCTCGGCAAGCTGCCGGTGTTCATCGAGAACCGGCAGAAGGGGAACTACGCGATCCACCTCGACCCGGCCGCCAACGGCGCGGACGCGGCGTGGCAGATCAACCAGAGCTTCTCAGCCGATCCGGAGATCGCCAAGTGGCTGCGCAACAGAGATTTCCGTCACGCCCTGGCGCTCGGCCTTGACCGCGACCAGCTCAACGAGACGTTCTGGCTCGGCGTGGGCACGCCTGGATCGTCGGCCCCGGCCGAGACCTCCCCGTACAGCCCGGGCCCCGAGTACCGGAAGAAGTGGGCCACGCTGGATGTCAACCAGGCGAATCAGCTGCTGGACAAGATCGGCCTGGATAAGAAGGACGCCGAAGGCTTCCGGCTGCGGACGGACGGCAAGGGCCGGCTCCGCATCGAGCTGGTGACGGTGGGCGGCTCGTTCGTGCCGTTCCCGAAGATCGGCGAGATGATGAGCCAGCAGCTGAAGAAGATCGGCATCCAGCTCGACGCTGTGGAGCACGAGCGGACGCTGGCCGAGCGGCGGCGCGACGGCAACGAGGTCCAGACGGTGATCTGGGCGAACGACGGCTCCGAGCTGTTGTACGCTTTCCCGGACCACGCCCTGCCCGTGCGGGCCGGCCAGTGCTGGATGGGGCCGGAGATCGGCAAGTGGTACCAGAGCGGCGGATCGGCTGGGATGAAGCCTGAGGATCCGGAGATGCTCAAGGCGCTCGACCTGTTCAAGGGCGCATTCGGCAAGGAGGAGGCAGACCGCATCAAGACCGCGCAGGAGATCTGGAAGATCATCGTCGAGGAGAGCTGGACGGTCGGAACTGTCGGCCTGTCGCCGGCCGTCATGGGCGTCCGGATCGTCAAGAACAACCTCGGCAACATTCCGCAGCGGCAGTTCAACGGCCAGCACGGGCGAACGCCGTGCGCCGCGCTGCCGGTGACGTGGTTCTTCAAGAGCTAGGCGCGTGAAAAGGGCTGCCCGCACTGGCGCGGGCAGCCCATACTGTGCGGGTGGCAACCTGACGCCACCTGCTGACCATCGGCTGACAATCGAGTGACGAGCGTGGGGTAGGGGCGTCGTCCTGGCGCGTTTGCCCCTCTCCCAGACTCCCCACCCTACACTCGGAGCTGGATAGGACGATGATCGCGTACCTGATTCGCCGACTGATCCTCGCACTGTTTACCGTCGTGGCGATCTCGATGTTGTCGTTCGCCATCATTCAGCTGCCGCCTGGAGACTACGTCGACGCGTACATCGCGCAGATGTCGGCGTCGGGCAGCGCGGTCTCCCAGCAGGAGGCCGAGAACCTCCGAATCCAGTATGGACTCGATCAACCGATCTACGTGCAGTATCTGAAGTGGATGGCCCTCGCCATGCGCGGCAACTTCGGCATGGCGATGGAATGGGGCCGCCCGGTGACGGAAGTCATCGGTGACCGCCTCGCGCTGACGATGGTCGTCTCGATTGCGGCGGTCATCCTGACGTGGGGGCTGGCCTTGCCGATTGGCATCTACTCGGCCATGCGCCAGTACTCCATCGGCGACTATGTTTTCACCTTCATTGGTTTCATCGGACTGGCGGTGCCGGGCTTCCTGCTGGCGCTGCTGATCCTCTACTTTGGTTTCACGCTCTTCGACGCCAACATCGGCGGCCTCTTCAGCGCAGAGTATCTGGACGCGCCCTGGAGCTTCGGCAAGTTCATGGACCTGCTGAACCACCTGCCGATTCCGGCCTTGATCCTCGGGCTGGCGGGCACCGGGCAGGCCGTCCGCATCATGCGCGCCAACCTGCTGGACGAGCTGCGGAAGCCGTACGTGGTGACGGCGCGCGCCAAGGGCCTGTCCGAGACCCGGGCGATCCTCAAGTACCCGGTCCGCGTGGCCCTCAACCCCTTCGCGAGCACGATCGGCTACACGCTTCCCTACGTGGTCTCGGGCAGCATCATCGTGTCGCTGGTGCTGAGCTTACCGACCGTCGGCCCACTACTACTCAAGGCGCTGATCGCCCAGGACATGTTCCTCGCCGGCACCATCGTGTTGCTGCTCGGCGTGATGACGGTGATCGGCACGTTCCTCTCTGACCTGATCCTGATGTGGATCGATCCGCGCATCCGGCTGGAAGGACGGTAAGCCATGGCGCAGAACGTTCAGAACACTGACAATGCCGCCGTGGCGGTCGCACCGGGCGCTGATGGCGAGGTTGCCGTCGCCGTAACCGTTGCCGAAGAGCGCGTCTCCGTTGCCAGCCAGTGGCAGCTCATGTGGTGGCGCTTCCGCAAGCACAAGCTGGCGATGGTTGGCGCACTCGTCGTCATCCTGTTCTACGTCGGCGTGCTGTTTGCCGACTTCCTGGCCTACGCGGACCCGGAGGCCTCGGACGCGCAGCGCGGCCTGATCGCCCCGCAGCCCATCGTCTGGTTCGACCCAGACACGGGCGGCTTCTCCCCGCACGTGCCGGGTCTCGTGGGCAAGCGTGATCCGCTGACCTTCAAGCGCGTGTACGCTCCGGACCCGAGCGTCAAGGTGCCGGTGACGTTCTTCGCGCCGGGCTTCGAGTACAAGCTGTTCGGGTTCATCCCGGCGAACCGCCACCTGATCGGCGTGGGTGACGGGTACACGGCGGAGCAGTCGCTGTTCATCATCGGGACGGACATCCAGGGGCGGGACATGTGGTCGCGCCTGATGTTCGCGACGCGCATCTCGCTGACCATCGGCCTGGTCAGCGTGGCGGTCAGCCTGGTGTTGGGCGTGGTGCTCGGCGGCGTCTCCGGCTACTTCGGCGGCTGGTCAGACACGGTGGTGCAGCGCGTCATCGAGATCCTCCGCTCGATCCCCACGATCCCGCTGTGGATGGGGCTGGCGGCGGCGGTCCCGCAGGACTGGAGCGTGCTCCAGGTCTACTTCGTCATCACGATCATCATCTCACTCATCGGCTGGACGGAGCTGGCGCGCGTGGTGCGCGGACGGTTCCTCTCGCTGCGTGAGGAAGACTTCGTGATGGCGGCGGAGCTGTCCGGGTGCAACCAGGCGCGCATCATCTTCATCCACATGGTGCCGCTGTTCCTGAGCCACATCATCGCCGCGACGACGCTGGCGCTCCCCGCGATGATCATCAGTGAAACGTCGCTGAGCTTCCTCGGCCTGGGCATGCGCCCCCCTGCGATCTCCTGGGGCGTGCTGCTCCAGCAGGCGCAGAACGTCCAGACCGTCGCGATCTCGCCGTGGCTGCTGCTCCCGGCAGTGCCCGTGATCATCGTGATCCTGGCGTTCAACTTCCTCGGTGACGGCCTGCGGGACGCCGCCGACCCGTACAACTGACCGGCGAGTTCTCAGTCATCAGTTATCAGTCATCAGTGGGCCTCGAGCGCTGCTGACGACTGATGACTGAGAACTGACGACTGGGGAGCAAAGCGACCGATGGCTGACGTGCCGCTGATTTCGATCCGAAACCTCCAGACGTACTTCTACCCAGACGAAGGCATCGTCAAAGCGGTAGATGGCGCAAGCTTCGACATCCCCCGTGGCAAGACCATTGGGGTGGTGGGGGAGAGCGGTTGCGGGAAGAGTGTGACCGCCCGCTCGATCCTGCGTATCGTGGAGCGCCCGGGCCGCATCGATGGCGGCCAGATCCTCTTCCAGCCGGACGCCAACGGAACCGAGGCTGGCGCGCTCGACCTTGCCAAGATCCCCGCTGACGGCCGCCAGATGCGCGAGATTCGTGGCGGGCAGATCTCGCTGGTCTTCCAGGAGCCGATGACCTCGTTCAGCCCGGTCCACACCGTGGGTGACCAGATCATCGAGAACATCCGGCTGCACCGGAAGATGAACAAGAAGGACGCGAAGGACCGCGCCATCCAGGTCATGAAACTGGTCGGCATCCCGCGCTCCGAGCAGCGTGTGGACGAGTACGCCTACCAGCTCTCAGGCGGCCTGCGGCAGCGCGCGATGATCGCGATGGCGCTCTCGGCCGATCCGATCCTGCTCATCGCGGACGAGCCGACGACGGCGCTGGACGTGACGACGCAGGCGCAGATCCTGGACCTGCTGCGGGAGCTGCAGGCTCAGAACCACATGGCGATCATGCTCATCACGCACGACCTGGGCGTCATCGCGGAGATGGCGGATGAGGTGGTCGTGATGTATCTCGGGCGGGTGGTCGAGAAGGGGCCGGTGGACGATATCTTCCACAACCCGCAGCACCCATACACCAAGGCCCTGCTGGAGTCGATCCCGAGCGTCAACGCCACGCCGCGTGTGAAGCTCCCGACGATCAGCGGCTCGATCCCGCATCCGTATGCGCGGCCGCACGGGTGTCCGTTCTACCCGCGCTGCCCCTCCTTCATGCCTGGCACCTGTGACAAGGCCGAGCCAGAGCTTATCCACGTCGGCGACCGGCAGGATGCGGCGTGCTTCCTGTATGGTGGCGTCCCGGCGGGGGTGGGACGATGAATCAGGTATCACCGCAGGGCCGCAACGGCTCGAACGGCGCGGTCAAGGCCGGCCAGACGCTGCTCGAAGTCGAGCACCTGCAGAAGTTCTTCCCGATCAAGCGGGGCTTCTTGCAGAAGACCATCGGGAACGTGCGCGCCGTCGACGACGTGAGCTTCAGCATCAAGAAGGGTGAGACGCTCGCGCTGGTGGGCGAGAGCGGCTGCGGCAAGACGACCACCTCGCGGTGCGTCTTGCGGGCCATCGACCCAACGGGCGGCTCGATCAAGTTCACCACCGAGACCGGCACGGTGGTGGACGTCGCGAAGATCTCGCGGAACCAGCTGCGCCCGCTGCGGCGGCAGATGCAGATGGTGTTCCAGGATCCGTTCTCGTCGCTGAACCCGCGCATGACGATCCTCGACATCATCGGCGAGCCGATGCTGGTCAACGGGGTCAAGAACCGGCAGGAGCGCATCGACCGCGTCGAGCAGCTGCTGAAGCTGGTGGGCCTGCGGCCGGAGTTCATGCGCCGGTTCCCGCACGCCTTCAGCGGCGGCCAGCGGCAGCGCGTCGGTATCGCGCGGGCGCTGGCGCTCAACCCCAGCCTCGTGGTGGCGGACGAGCCGGTCTCGGCGCTCGACGTGTCGGTGCAGGCGCAGATCCTGAACC
The Chloroflexota bacterium genome window above contains:
- a CDS encoding response regulator; translation: MPYRDQQPRPWNDDQDDARESRRTWLDASLIPLLLLLVLAPPVVHALGNALDRPIVHPSIDMLVVALGLICLGLLWARLRAFSRHTSDERQRAHAVRDRLSVALGRERATLATVIANMGEGLAILDADRIVRFANRPAAELLGVEPGSTMGMHVEQVIGRLAERLASPTEAFAEWRRVSSNPEAREAFEVRLLGDGATVPARDLRIQVFPVPTDDETRSGVGLTLRDVTPERDVTRLKDEIISVVNHELRTPLASVVGFAELLLLREFPEDQRRRFLTSMVQESRRLASLVDDLLDLQRMTGGGDPLAFEACLPYLLLERAVSTVGPDSACPIVIDAPTDLPPVRADANSVQQVLSNLLGNARKYSPGGGTVVLSAREVDGAVEIAVTDHGLGIPPEALPRLFERFYRVDNTDRREIRGTGLGLAIVKGLVEAHGGQVRAESAGLGTGARLSFTLPLADVPAEAGDVLIVEDDVVFGRLLEVELGSRGLTARRVETGAAALAAVLGTPPQAVMLDLMLPDTTGDALLRELRARDVGIGTVCIVTHRDIGAAERAELESLGVTRIMSKRPGIASAAADAVAEALKVSGVAVREPAPSGEETAS
- the ggt gene encoding gamma-glutamyltransferase — its product is MAMTAAPATMGSTMQGPHGGAFRPPAVGVRGVVSSAHNLASQAGIRALQQGGNAVDAAVAVAATLAVVEPFMSGLGGGGGYMLIREGTTGQIHGLDYLGRAPRAAQGNAWTDQEEVYSDVRATCQPSAVAGWLAALERFGRLDRAAVFSFAIEVAERGWPITAFAAGMLANAEARLSRFASSRAAYFPDGRVPRVGELVPQPGMARSLRMIAEGGADVYYKGQLGEEITRAIQEAGGWLTMDDLGDIQLRWLEPLAIQYRGNTVMTMPPECSGIQYLESMRILEAFDLEGLGHNTTAYLHLLLETVKLASADRAAYTMDPSVPATSLLADDFVAGRRALIDFQQAAQSEGERYLAKKDGLVAPGDPLRYKRDHTTHFEAVDDEGNLVSVTQSNGGVFGNAFVAGATGIPMNNFLYWQDVNPDSPNYLRPGRPMECPMAPCIVTRDGAAVLGIGTPGSYGILQTTLQMLLNHLDFGFNVQAAIEAPRFRAFERTLVDVEGRLPTETVDGLRALGHELRILAPFTNAVGGGHGVAVDPRSGLLTGGADPRRDGASLGW
- a CDS encoding ABC transporter substrate-binding protein, with amino-acid sequence MSMMHPFSRRSFLRVGVGVAGVGLLAACAPAAPATKPAETKPAETKPAEAAKPAAAAPTTAAAAPAKPAEAAKPADAAKPAADAKPAAGAPAAKPGEGGLGSQFIGKWEGGEILDKAERPAKLGEAPMLAELVKGGKLPAVEQRLPAEPLVIKPLEGIGKYGGTWRRAFTGPGDGENGNRIISLDKIVFWDYQGVKQRPGVAKSWEVKDGGKTITFFLRKGHKWSDGQPFTADDVMFWFNDIYGNKDLVPAPTAELTINGKAGTLEKVDETTVRFTFPEPYPGFMDIIGGSTFLGSSQNQGDSYRGIVAPAHYLKQFLPKYSDQAKIEAEAKAANFDSWVSYFKFKINWRLNPDLPVLGPWKTATPINTPAWTLERNPFFYAVDTEGNQLPYLDKVQMTLGENLEVINLRAIAGEYDEQERHMDLGKLPVFIENRQKGNYAIHLDPAANGADAAWQINQSFSADPEIAKWLRNRDFRHALALGLDRDQLNETFWLGVGTPGSSAPAETSPYSPGPEYRKKWATLDVNQANQLLDKIGLDKKDAEGFRLRTDGKGRLRIELVTVGGSFVPFPKIGEMMSQQLKKIGIQLDAVEHERTLAERRRDGNEVQTVIWANDGSELLYAFPDHALPVRAGQCWMGPEIGKWYQSGGSAGMKPEDPEMLKALDLFKGAFGKEEADRIKTAQEIWKIIVEESWTVGTVGLSPAVMGVRIVKNNLGNIPQRQFNGQHGRTPCAALPVTWFFKS
- a CDS encoding ABC transporter permease, with the protein product MIAYLIRRLILALFTVVAISMLSFAIIQLPPGDYVDAYIAQMSASGSAVSQQEAENLRIQYGLDQPIYVQYLKWMALAMRGNFGMAMEWGRPVTEVIGDRLALTMVVSIAAVILTWGLALPIGIYSAMRQYSIGDYVFTFIGFIGLAVPGFLLALLILYFGFTLFDANIGGLFSAEYLDAPWSFGKFMDLLNHLPIPALILGLAGTGQAVRIMRANLLDELRKPYVVTARAKGLSETRAILKYPVRVALNPFASTIGYTLPYVVSGSIIVSLVLSLPTVGPLLLKALIAQDMFLAGTIVLLLGVMTVIGTFLSDLILMWIDPRIRLEGR
- a CDS encoding response regulator; translated protein: MSGPSAAGKRYVLIADDEPSMRLLVNATIASDQIGVIEAADGDEAWALILQHRPELVLLDVQMPGQTGLEVARRVREHPALTHTKIVMLTSKAQAMDIEAGLAAGADLYLTKPFSPISLLTYVEGALGL
- a CDS encoding ABC transporter substrate-binding protein, translated to MAQWPGMSRRALLQGTFGVVGVSLLAACAPAAPAAKPAESKPAAPAATTAPAKPAEAAKPAEAAKPAEVAKPAVPAAAAPPAAKPAEAAKPAAAGKPGEQKLGAQLIGKWEGPEILAEAKRPAKLGEAPMLAELVKAGKLPAVEQRVPEEPMVIKPVHEIGKYGGTWRRGFTGPGDHENGNRIMSNDKLVFWDFQGIQQKPSVARGWEITEGGRVITFFLRKGHKWSDGTPLTADDFMFWYEDIYGDKELTPTPTADLSINGKVGKMEKVNETTVRFSFPDPYPGFLDIMGGSTYIGSAQNQGSDPQFRGPYAPAHYLKQFLPKYAGQAKVEELTKAAGIDTWVNFFRNRANWRYNVDLPVLAAWKTVQPINTPVWTLERNPFFFGVDTEGNQLPYWDKVQFTLAENLEVLNLRAIAGEFDSQERHIDMGKLPVFLENQQKGNYTVKLDPSANGSDATIQVNQSYSADPEIAKWLRNRDFRHALALGVDREQLNEVFWLGTGTPGSTVPDESLPANPGPEWRKKWAVLDVKQANELLDKIGLTKKDAEGYRLRTDNGQRLRLQMPTVGGSFVPFPKIGEMLAQQWKAIGIQLDAQEVERSLNQRRQLANENQIELWANDGSELLYGYPNHALPITTGVLMGTEIGKWFASNGAQGMKPEDPEMEKALDLFRKGPGLEAEARTKQIQEIWKILAEGAWSIGTVGLSPAVMGVRIVRNNVGNSPSRQFNGQHGRTPTAMQPCTMYFKS